The Plectropomus leopardus isolate mb chromosome 15, YSFRI_Pleo_2.0, whole genome shotgun sequence genome has a segment encoding these proteins:
- the LOC121954714 gene encoding carbohydrate sulfotransferase 15-like: MSLSDCKYGRDTQTKHTYSLHSLPIAENYGKRPIRTLFDFRHTDTTENLDVKWVSLLSLTNLRSISKVKVVSFLMGLTLTFLVMASYILTWERKGLLLTPTLYHLRPMVIPTSTATAEVSTEKTLIDMKLLVKIISSKMKYTPRKVPNEKDVVGTDSHLFSIIPRHFLPGIKSPCWYEEFTGELGTDPYKRNLFTLRSKSFKTVCDQLRTNFNQHLYRRGNKLFRLRCLPFFYIIGQPKCGTTDLFHRLLLHPEVNFNTMKEPHWWTRKRFGYIRFKDGFQESFPVEDYLDLFDLAARKIQEGINGNSSGDHRALITGEASASTMWDNQAWSYLHRDMGEIEPPFLAQDFIHTVQPGAKIIIMLRDPVERLYSDYLYFKMANKSAEDFHQKVVDSVQLFHSCLNQRSLRFCAYDAGLSNIMPVRLNLGMYIVFLLDWLTVFHREQILVLRLEDYAANLKVTMRKVFDFLSVVPLSEQVEAALTKRPMSNTRRTADRNLGPMLPATRDLLREFHQPFNHKLATVLNNKAFLWSNT, translated from the exons ATGTCACTATCAGACTGCAAGTATGGGAGAGACACCCAAACGAAGCACACTTACAGTCTCCACAGCTTGCCCATTGCTGAAAATTATGGGAAAAGACCTATCAGGACATTGTTTGACTTCAGGCATACAGACACGACTGAAAATCTGGATGTGAAGTGGGTTTCGCTGTTGTCACTGACTAACCTGCGGAGCATCTCAAAAGTCAAAGTGGTTAGCTTCCTGATGGGCTTGACGTTGACGTTCCTCGTCATGGCTTCCTACATCCTAACGTGGGAAAGGAAAGGACTTTTGCTCACCCCCACGCTCTATCACCTCAGACCTATGGTCATCCCCACCAGCACGGCAACAGCTGAAGTCTCCACTGAAAAGACTTTAATAGACATGAAACTTCTGGTGAAGATCATCAGCTCCAAAATGAAATACACACCCAGGAAGGTGCCTAATGAAAAGGATGTCGTTGGAACGGACTCTCAT CTGTTCTCTATAATCCCTCGCCATTTCCTGCCCGGCATCAAGAGCCCTTGCTGGTATGAGGAGTTCACTGGTGAACTCGGCACCGATCCGTACAAGAGGAACCTCTTCACTCTACGCTCAAAGAGCTTCAAGACTGTATGCGACCAGCTGAGGACCAATTTCAACCAGCATCTGTACCGCAGAGGCAACAAACTGTTTCGTCTGCGCTGCTTACCGTTCTTCTATATCATCGGCCAGCCCAAGTGCGGCACGACTGACTTATTccacagactgctgctgcaccCCGAGGTCAACTTCAACACAATGAAGGAGCCACACTGGTGGACCAGGAAACGCTTTG GTTATATCCGTTTCAAAGATGGCTTCCAGGAAAGTTTTCCTGTGGAAGATTACCTGGATCTGTTTGACTTGGCAGCCCGCAAAATCCAAGAGGGAATCAATGGAAATTCATCTGGAGACCACCGCGCACTCATAACAG GTGAAGCCAGTGCATCCACGATGTGGGACAACCAAGCCTGGAGctatcttcacagagacatggggGAGATAGAGCCTCCATTCCTGGCTCAGGACTTCATCCACACAGTCCAGCCCGGTGCCAAAATCATCATCATGCTCAGAGATCCAGTAGAGAG aCTTTATTCTGACTACCTTTACTTTAAGATGGCCAACAAGTCAGCTGAGGACTTCCATCAGAAGGTCGTAGACTCGGTGCAGTTGTTTCATTCCTGCCTAAATCAGAGGTCGCTGCGTTTCTGCGCCTACGACGCCGGCCTCTCCAACATCATGCCG GTGAGACTAAATTTGGGGATGTACATTGTCTTCTTACTGGACTGGCTCACAGTTTTCCACAGGGAGCAGATTTTAGTTCTTCGTCTTGAGGACTACGCAGCAAACCTCAAAGTGACAATGAGGAAAGTTTTTGATTTTCTGAGTGTAG TTCCTCTGTCGGAGCAGGTGGAGGCAGCTCTGACCAAACGGCCCATGTCTAACACCCGGCGGACTGCAGACAGAAACCTGGGTCCAATGCTTCCAGCCACCAGAGACCTCCTGAGGGAATTTCACCAGCCCTTCAACCATAAACTGGCCACTGTGTTGAACAACAAGGCATTCCTCTGGAGTAACACCTGA